In Anaerofustis stercorihominis DSM 17244, the following proteins share a genomic window:
- a CDS encoding leucine-rich repeat protein, whose amino-acid sequence MKKRFVASFMSVFILFSIITPFSVFASEKTNNTQLKKSVQSKDELKRNGNSVKKVMASVMYGDFEYDKDSSCIVKYNGNDTNVTIPSMIEGQSITKIGMDAFSNNKKIRKVKLPDTIKNIEPYAFKNCTMLSDINFPSGLLMIDCGAFDSCSSLTSITLPDTIENINYAFLNCYSLVSVKLPVKVSNKFNMDSAFYGCSSLKSVNIPEGTTSLYSTFSDCKRLKNLKIPSTVTDLSQAFSGCESLTSMTIPSSVTDTKIAFNGCKKLSNVYIEKGVQFIDENCFNGTYALKNINIPDSVILIGKNAFSYSGLTSVNIPNSVERIGYQAFADCYYLNSVTIPSSVEYIDEEAFLSCSKLTGVNIKNQVVSDTSNTKSVKSTKVKGLPMISKKMFGACGNLKNIKIPSSVKSINASAFSSCRNLQSIEIPASVTSISSNAFYKCPNVVICGKKGSYAQTFAKNNKIPFVTVKITKVKTNKTSLKLGIGSTYMLKTSVSPSNASYKSVSYDSSVIYVASVSSKGTIKAKDIGKAYIYARAKDGSGKYARVTVTVVPKKVSKLKLKSRKKKATINISKTFGARKFEIYRSTKKNKGFKKIKTTSSRKYVNKKLKSKKTYYYKVRAVNGKYKGSFSKVYKVKVK is encoded by the coding sequence ATGAAAAAAAGATTTGTTGCGAGTTTTATGTCAGTGTTTATTTTATTTAGCATAATAACTCCTTTTTCTGTATTTGCGTCTGAAAAGACTAATAATACACAACTTAAAAAATCTGTACAGTCAAAAGATGAATTGAAAAGAAATGGCAATTCTGTAAAAAAAGTGATGGCTTCAGTAATGTATGGAGATTTTGAGTATGATAAGGATAGTAGTTGTATAGTTAAATATAATGGAAATGATACAAATGTTACAATTCCAAGTATGATTGAAGGGCAAAGTATAACAAAAATAGGCATGGATGCCTTTAGTAACAATAAGAAAATCAGAAAAGTAAAACTTCCAGATACTATTAAAAATATTGAGCCTTATGCCTTTAAAAATTGTACTATGTTATCGGATATTAATTTTCCAAGTGGATTGTTAATGATAGATTGTGGTGCTTTCGATTCTTGTTCTTCTCTTACTTCCATTACTCTTCCGGATACAATTGAGAATATAAATTATGCATTTTTAAATTGTTATAGTCTTGTTAGTGTAAAATTACCGGTTAAGGTTTCTAATAAATTTAATATGGACAGTGCGTTTTATGGCTGCAGCAGCTTAAAAAGCGTAAATATACCCGAAGGTACTACCTCGTTATATAGTACTTTTTCAGATTGTAAAAGATTAAAAAATTTAAAAATACCTAGTACGGTTACAGATTTAAGCCAAGCTTTTAGTGGGTGTGAATCATTAACAAGTATGACAATACCATCTTCTGTAACAGATACAAAAATAGCCTTTAACGGTTGTAAAAAACTATCTAATGTATATATTGAAAAAGGAGTACAGTTTATTGATGAAAACTGCTTTAATGGTACATATGCATTAAAAAATATCAATATTCCCGACAGTGTGATATTAATAGGTAAAAATGCATTTTCTTATTCCGGATTGACATCGGTAAATATCCCTAATTCTGTGGAACGTATCGGATATCAAGCTTTTGCTGATTGCTATTATTTAAATTCAGTAACTATTCCTTCGTCAGTTGAATATATTGATGAAGAAGCATTTTTATCTTGCAGCAAGTTGACCGGAGTTAATATAAAAAATCAAGTAGTAAGTGATACTTCAAATACGAAATCAGTAAAATCAACGAAAGTAAAAGGACTTCCTATGATTTCAAAAAAGATGTTCGGTGCTTGCGGTAACTTAAAGAATATAAAAATTCCTTCTTCTGTAAAAAGCATAAATGCAAGTGCGTTTAGCAGCTGCAGGAATTTGCAGTCTATAGAAATACCTGCGAGCGTTACATCAATAAGTTCAAATGCTTTTTATAAATGCCCTAATGTTGTTATTTGTGGTAAAAAAGGGTCTTATGCTCAAACCTTTGCTAAAAATAATAAAATACCTTTTGTTACAGTGAAGATTACAAAAGTAAAAACGAATAAAACATCATTAAAGCTTGGCATAGGCAGTACTTATATGTTGAAGACAAGCGTATCGCCTTCGAATGCAAGTTATAAATCTGTATCGTATGATTCTTCCGTTATATACGTGGCTAGTGTATCTTCGAAAGGAACAATAAAAGCTAAAGATATAGGCAAAGCCTATATTTATGCGAGGGCAAAAGACGGAAGCGGTAAGTATGCTAGGGTTACAGTAACTGTCGTACCGAAGAAAGTTTCAAAATTAAAGCTAAAGAGCAGAAAGAAAAAAGCGACGATAAACATATCCAAGACATTCGGAGCGAGAAAGTTTGAAATATATCGTTCTACCAAGAAAAACAAAGGATTTAAGAAGATAAAGACTACATCGTCCAGAAAATATGTAAATAAGAAGCTTAAATCAAAAAAGACCTATTACTATAAAGTAAGAGCCGTTAACGGAAAATATAAAGGAAGTTTTTCTAAGGTTTATAAAGTAAAAGTTAAATAA
- a CDS encoding cation diffusion facilitator family transporter produces the protein MDKTLENKQIAMKVSWWSMIVNILLSIVKVAVGLFAMSSALISDGVHSLSDVFSTVAVMVGINVSSKKSDKEHRYGHERLECVVGMYLSAFLAVIGAGIGYDGILKIVNHTQISTPESIALYIAILSVVTKEVMFRVTMNAGKKTGSTALMADAWHHRSDALSSIGSFIGILGARLGYPILDPIACIVICILIFKAAFDIGKDSVDKVVDKSCDEQTIKEMKEVILNIDGVYSIKDIKTRLFASKKYVDIIIYVNGEISVAEGHHIAMNVHEAIETEFEGVKHCMVHVDPIFF, from the coding sequence ATGGATAAGACTTTGGAAAACAAACAAATCGCAATGAAAGTTTCATGGTGGAGCATGATAGTCAATATCCTATTATCTATAGTAAAAGTAGCGGTAGGTCTTTTTGCAATGTCTTCGGCTCTTATATCCGACGGCGTTCATTCTTTATCGGATGTGTTCAGCACCGTTGCTGTAATGGTAGGGATAAATGTTTCAAGCAAAAAATCCGACAAAGAACACCGCTACGGACATGAAAGGCTTGAATGTGTCGTAGGGATGTATTTATCCGCTTTCCTTGCTGTAATAGGTGCGGGTATAGGCTACGACGGGATATTGAAGATAGTAAATCATACTCAGATATCAACCCCGGAAAGCATAGCTTTATATATAGCCATATTATCCGTGGTAACAAAGGAAGTAATGTTCAGAGTAACCATGAATGCGGGAAAAAAGACAGGTTCAACAGCTCTAATGGCAGACGCATGGCACCATAGGTCGGATGCACTTTCTTCAATAGGAAGTTTCATAGGTATACTCGGAGCAAGGCTCGGATATCCTATCCTTGACCCTATAGCTTGTATAGTCATATGTATACTTATATTTAAAGCCGCATTCGATATAGGAAAAGACAGTGTAGATAAAGTTGTGGATAAATCGTGCGACGAACAAACAATAAAAGAGATGAAAGAAGTAATTTTAAATATCGACGGAGTGTATTCCATCAAAGACATAAAAACAAGACTATTCGCAAGCAAAAAATATGTAGATATAATAATATACGTAAACGGAGAGATTTCCGTTGCCGAAGGGCATCATATCGCAATGAACGTTCATGAGGCAATAGAAACGGAATTTGAAGGAGTAAAGCACTGCATGGTCCATGTAGATCCGATTTTCTTTTAA
- a CDS encoding RrF2 family transcriptional regulator: MQLNITTDYAIRSLIYIAEKDREVSRRDICSATKIPENYLYKLMAKFRECGYVEAVRGIDGGYKLIVDPKDISVFDIVTLVEGSININRCALDGRECSKDGHGNCKVHAFYVGLQGSIEKILRKTTLKSLMR; this comes from the coding sequence ATGCAGCTGAATATAACTACAGATTATGCAATAAGATCTCTTATATATATTGCCGAAAAGGACAGGGAAGTCAGCAGGCGGGATATATGCTCGGCTACCAAGATACCTGAAAATTATTTGTATAAGTTGATGGCAAAGTTTAGAGAATGCGGATATGTAGAGGCAGTAAGAGGAATTGACGGAGGATATAAATTAATAGTTGATCCGAAAGATATATCTGTATTTGATATCGTAACTTTGGTTGAAGGTTCTATAAATATAAACCGATGTGCCTTGGACGGCAGAGAATGTTCAAAGGACGGACACGGGAATTGCAAAGTCCATGCTTTTTATGTGGGGCTTCAGGGGAGTATAGAGAAAATTCTTAGAAAAACCACGCTTAAAAGTCTGATGAGATAA